One genomic segment of Helianthus annuus cultivar XRQ/B chromosome 14, HanXRQr2.0-SUNRISE, whole genome shotgun sequence includes these proteins:
- the LOC110918854 gene encoding uncharacterized protein LOC110918854, giving the protein MWLIMKRKLLTQDKILQWDLSRRKNMNMMCCLLCYENYDSHHHLFFECKFSNEVWSMIRGKVGMAAVSSRWVDIIEWLCARVRSKNAEVYVAKILVAAAAYTIWQERNARLFRNQLRPPEMVKDTILKTVRYKLMGAKLKNNARVRKLLGDWEISTETKDDGG; this is encoded by the coding sequence ATGTGGCTGATTATGAAGAGAAAGCTTCTTACTCAAGACAAAATTCTGCAGTGGGATCTTTCAAGGCGAAaaaacatgaatatgatgtgctgTTTATTGTGCTATGAGAACTATGATTCTCATCATCATCTATTTTTTGAGTGTAAATTCTCTAATGAAGTTTGGAGTATGATTCGAGGTAAAGTGGGGATGGCGGCCGTGAGTTCGAGATGGGTGGATATCATCGAATGGTTATGTGCTCGAGTTCGGTCAAAGAATGCTGAGGTTTATGTTGCGAAGATTCTAGTTGCGGCAGCTGCGTATACTATTTGGCAAGAGCGGAATGCTAGATTATTTAGAAACCAACTGCGCCCACCCGAAATGGTAAAAGATACTATTCTGAAAACGGTGAGATACAAGTTGATGGGAGCTAAGCTAAAGAACAATGCTAGGGTGCGGAAGCTGCTTGGGGATTGGGAGATTTCAACCGAAACTAAAGATGATGGGGGCTAA